From the genome of Thermoplasmata archaeon:
GCCCCAAAATCCCCCAACATGCGTGGCTGTTAGGCCCATGACGAAGAGAAAGACGGACCTGGAATGGCTCGGCGACCACTTGAGAATTCTCACAGAAGCTTCCGAACGCGTCCGATCAATTGAGCCCACTGTGTACAACGATTTCAATGCTTGGACGACGCTGAAGCTGATCGGAGTAAAGTTCTGGCAGAGAATCTACACCGACATCATTCAAGAACATCTCGAGTTGCTTCGAAAGGAATGCATGGCCTATCTGGATGTGATGGCTGGATCGGGCCTGAACCGAATCCGTGATGCGGATTGCTTCGTGGCAGGATCGTCAATCCTTGCCGCGCTAGTACCGAGGAAACCATTCCACTACATTGTGTCGATAGAGAGCAACAGGAGTCGAGCTGTTGCCCTCGAAAAGCGTCTCATCCACGTCAGGGGTAATCAGACATCATTCAAAGTATTCGCCCAAGAAGCGGATGCGGCGATTCGAGACGCACTGGGAGAACTGAGGGATCGCAAGTCCCATTTCATGGCCTTCGTCGACTATCAAGGAATGAAGGGTTTCTCACGCGAGTCAATGGACGCACTCCTAAGAGAGCCATGCGACATCTGGTTCACCTTTTTCCCAAATATCAAGAGATCCGTGGCCCTTAGTGAATGGGACGAGGCGAACCTCGAAACGTGCCGCAACTTCTTCGGTCGTCGAGTCTTTGACCGTTCTGCCACGTACGATGACCTAATTGGGAATTGGACACAGGAGCTCCTCCTTCGCAGGCAGATCCTATATCCTTTCCAGATTCAAAGTGGAGAAGGCTATTCGTACGAACTCGTGTTCATGACGAAGAGAACAAAGGCAGGAAGTCCCTACGTAAATGCGGCTGACGACCTCAAGCGCCGTCTCGATAGCATCAAGGGTGACTTCGCGCGAATGGTGCTCCAAGTGCTAACGGGCAAACAGCGTGACCTTGACTCGTATTTCTCAGGCCGGCCACCATTTTCCCTTTAGACCAACTCGCCCGAGCTCTCCGTGGAACATCCGAGAGATTCCCCTGTCGAATCCTCGGGTAATAGTGACTTTCTCTCCCAAGCATTCTTCGACGAGCTGAAGATTCCGGCCGCGGACATGAACGGATTCGCCGTAAATATGGTTCGGCTGGATTTCAACAAGCGCTTCCGCCATCAGCCTGAGATCCTCGATCACGTCCTGTCGAACTCGTGTTGGAGGGAAAATGGGTGCAAGAATCACACCGACATCTAAACCCATTTCCTTGGCGCGCCGAAGGACTTCGATGCGAGCTCTGGGCCGC
Proteins encoded in this window:
- the tcmP gene encoding three-Cys-motif partner protein TcmP, which produces MTKRKTDLEWLGDHLRILTEASERVRSIEPTVYNDFNAWTTLKLIGVKFWQRIYTDIIQEHLELLRKECMAYLDVMAGSGLNRIRDADCFVAGSSILAALVPRKPFHYIVSIESNRSRAVALEKRLIHVRGNQTSFKVFAQEADAAIRDALGELRDRKSHFMAFVDYQGMKGFSRESMDALLREPCDIWFTFFPNIKRSVALSEWDEANLETCRNFFGRRVFDRSATYDDLIGNWTQELLLRRQILYPFQIQSGEGYSYELVFMTKRTKAGSPYVNAADDLKRRLDSIKGDFARMVLQVLTGKQRDLDSYFSGRPPFSL